TTTTTGGACTAGGATATGAGGAGTTTGCATGTTGATGGAGTAAAACTTGAGTGCCAAGGTGTACACCTGGAAAAGGACATGCGGGGCCGAGTCTCCACCATTTCTGACCGCTATATTCCACAGCATTGCATGTATTGTTCCAGCGATCGAGAATATTGTGGTCTGTTGGTCTGACATGGACTTGACTAGTGGCTCAATCTGGACATGTAAGAATTCTGACAATCGAAGAACATCGCACAGAGCACCCTGAAAACAGATAGGAGGCTTTTAAAAGTTGAAACTTCTTTTGGCTATTTCAAATGAAGAACAATTTGCTGTGGTCGAGTAAGATGACACTGCAGGTTAGCAGGTTGAGAATGAGTTTCCTCCAATCATTTCTCGCCCAGGAGAGACAGTTAACTTAGTCAGAGCATGGTATTCATGGTAAAATAACAATACCAACCTTCTTACTGAGCTTGTTTATGAAATGATAAACAAGCTTAGCAATGGCCAGTGGTTCCTTGGGGCTCTTGAgatattgttgtgtttctgtgatGCACTGACAACACAAGTGGACAGAATCAACAAGTTGGTGGAAAAGGTGCGGAGGCCAGGTGTCGAGAGTCGAGATGGCCGCATGGAGATATCTGGCAGCAGAGTAGGCATAGCGTTGGAGGCTCGTGTCAGGCAGGTTGCTCTTGGTAAGTAGAAGAGGTGATAAGTACTCCTGAAAAATAGATTTACCATGCAGATTCAGTACTTACaacaatatgaaatatgaattGCGAAACCCTTCATTCAGGGGTACAGTCACCAAGTCAGCTTTGTACCGGTCGGAAAAAGTGGTTCTGAGCCACCAGCACAACAAGTCAGCATCAAACAAAGCCTGAGGACCGAGTATGAATTGTGGACGTGTTCACTTGGTGTGGTTGCGTGTGCTGTTAGACTGACTATAtgccataggcctaggcctagccaATAGTCTTAGGCCTACACTTCAGtctacatgcatgcatgatcATGCATGGTCTACACTGACACTCGTATCGATGTTTGTTACTGTCCACAACTGTGTCGTGGTTTCATGTCGTTGTCTTCGACTTTATTTCAAATGGTTTTctatttcaaacttcaaactgTACTGTACATGCACTTGTAAAAACGTTAATTTATGCAtgtattgtaatgtaagtaCATGAAATTGGTGACGCCCCCCACCGTATTAGGAGAGGTGTAAATACTAAATGTACACAATGATCTTATTTGTCATTTTGGGTAGGCCTATAGCCTAGTACATGTAGGCTGGTAATACTAATAGTCACATCTTTTATTCTCACTTTCAAGTCCCGGTGAACACTACCAAACACTCCCTTCTTCAAATTGTCGATGAAGCTTTCTCCGGACATATTCACAAATTGAATCGACCGcgagaaaagaaaaaaagactGATGAAAACCACGGAAAATGACCTTTCCATGCGTTTCATTTTcgatttttcatgttttgttcaATTCGAATATCGCCGCTTGACGCGGTGTCCGGtggtttcgctccctgaccttttcgcccccaggcCCAGTCGtctcgctccaaatcgaagtcacttcgaatcgattcttgaagagttcttcagaaatgactttgcCACTTcgattaggccatgggaatgattaatacGGGTTACCGTCCGAGATATTTAAAAAGATAATgagggtttttttcatttttcatcattcataATCGgatgatttactggtcaaaactgtgtagtgccacctatcgCGTCATCCTGAGTAAGGgcgaggaacgaggccggtccacagCGTCCAGAGTGTAACCTCGTACACAAACATTTGAACAAGGATTGAATCGGGGACGCAAGCCCGAAAATGCCGTTCCGTCCACGACAATTATCATTTAATCAAATCGATTCAGTCCTCAGCGAATTGTTGTTTCACTGAGGGTACTGTACCAGTACCATGAACCAGTCTCTGTAATTAGTGAATAGAGAAGACCAAAttctattcaattcaatttgatttaTTCTCCACTTAGTTAAAAGtacagagaaaaaaacaaataaaccgATCTAGTTTACAGTGGCAGTTACAACATAGTCAATAGTCGATCAAGAGGTGACATGGAAAGGGGTTGAGATACAGACCGATCGGATGTCTGCTGACGTCACGGCtaagcggccgcctcagcgccaccacgcggggcctaatggtattaagATCAAGAGGCGACAGCCGCTTGGATagctcctgggtgagtttacagtagggTCCTACACGTAGGATAGGTCCCATGGGTAGGGCTAGATCCAAAGATACTCGGCCCCTTTTGTTGACATCGGCTATTTTAAGAAAGCACATGGTAACTCCTTACCCacaatacattgcggacaaacATTACCACGTGTTTTTTtgtagttgtggttgtcgtgaATTATTCGCcacgagagacaagaccacaattgattttttaagccttttagcagttaaattgtcaatgtttgaccgcgacgcatcaaagaatgcgtcaagtagtgaaactgaaattcggatatgatatacgggttagtcttgcgagtaactggtgcgatttaaattggtgattgaccacggaaatttttttttaaattgacaagtttgacacaagtggacatttttacccatatcggccattttcactccaaatttgaaccacccccctatggccaggttgtcgaaattcaaaattatttttttaccaaacaatttatttatatctgtagacttgccacagcaaatattttttcaatacctctccaaatatgtacttgagagtaaaaaaacatgcactcgtctaattgataggcctcgaccctccaacctatgaatattcatttgtggtcttgtctcgcgtCGGACTCACAGACAGTGTCGCCAACTGcgttgtgggttcgaatcctgtTGAGGGCGAGTTTTATAATGCAATTTTTTGGGCGTTTTTGGCAGTTAAGCTTCTCACAAAAGAAAGGGGAAGACACCCATGACAGACTGATTGAAAGTTTATCAAATGCACCTACCGGTTGGCTCCAATATCGATCGTTCGACGTTAAAGGAAACTATCCTCATGATAAAAACATACAATATACCCAAGCATTCGGGACAAGAAACATGCATCAGAATAATGTAAATAACAGTTTATTTCAACGACAAAATAGACATGTATTCTAAAATCTATTATTACATCGACATCATAGCAAATCATTTCTATCTTTGGTTGGCAATGCCCCGACAATTAAAATGAACTTATCCCGGACAAAGTCCCGGTTGTTTGAAAGCATGTTCGCTCGTAAAAATATGCTGTTTTCAGACAACCCGGCCCTGGTAATGACTTGGTCCTCATGCACCATCAAACCTCTCTCTGCCTAACACAACAGTAGTCAGGATGATGAAATTCAGTTTTATGTTAGGATGATCAGCGCGGTCATCTCATATAAAGCTGCTGGTGGACGCGATATTGATTCCAGAGGGCGCTAGCATCCATGGTCCACTTGTTGAACATATGATCTGGAAATAGTCCGTGATAGACTGATCCCACTTGCCCGACACCCAGCTTCCTGATTCAAATATATGTGAATATATTTGTAACTATAATCATCGCGAACCCGACCTCAGTGTACTCCAAGATTGTCTCTTCGACCAGTGACTTAAAAGTAAATACTACAATATGTTGAAAACGCGGCTAGGGGTCGTTGCGACTGGTCCtagaggtggcagcacctgagtTCCATCTGGAGATGTATTGCCATCTACAGCTATGACAGCTATTAACCTATTTTAGTACAACCgaccataaaggaataaacgtAAAGGTGCTACAGAGTTGAGCAATTGAAATTACGATATTTTGAAGACATGCGCAAATTACGAATCTAGTGATAACTTTACGATGATGATATTCTCAAAATGAGAGGTTGAGTTCCACATGAGGCTTTCCTAACTACATTTTGCCTTGTAGCTATCCCATAATGCCCGTATCTCACTTTGATTATAATTCGTCACAGCAATTTGTTTCCTGAAGTCACAAGGTTTTTTCAAACTGACGGCCTTCCAAAGACTGAATGCCTTATTGTGAACTAGGCGTACTGGGAGACCAGTTCTTCGAGCGACCATTGACGAAATGAACACATCTTCCATTCGAAAGAGGCGCTGTTTTATTGCAGTATCATATAAAACGGGGACGAGCTTTCCCACAATTGCGTAGAAACCTCCGCAATATGGCGGCAGACTTTTCCCGCCATATTCTTGTTTTGAGATATACCACCGATGGTTTGGATCACGGACGACCGGGGAACCTTTGAACACATAACACAtcaagaaatattttgtttgttttgatgcCATATGCAGACGACTCATCAAATGTGGCGCGTTGACGAGCGCGTCGTCATCCACTTTGAATACGTAGGACGCGTGGCGGCAGTAGGAAGTTACCCACCTGATGACGGACACTGATTTGATTGACAGGTTATCATAACTATCCCAATGACTGTGTTGGACGATGTCATGATACGTCAAACTCTCGTTCCTAATCGCAGATCTCGTCCCGTTATCTTTGTCAACCCCGAGAAAGAACAAGACCCGAGCATTAGCACCATTTTTGAATTCTCGTCCCCAGGTCTGGCGGACTCGCTGTCGTCTGTCTGCGTTGTGTAGGGAGCTGATCACGGCCACCACGATCTCCACTGGAGCCGGGTTTCCATCCGACTTCTTGCAAGTTTGTCCAGACTCAGCAATAAACCTGTAGTCACGTGGGATGTAATACTCCGGCTCACCCCGTTTGTTCCAAGATCGTCTATTGTTGTCCACCATCATGGCCATGCGCGTCATCACGTGACGCGCGCTGAAGTGTAAGCTCGTGGTGGTGAGTGTTCTCGACCATAATCCGGGCAACAAGAACATGGCATTGTTGAAAATAAAGACGATGAGAACCCCGAATatcaacagcaacaacagcGCCCTCTTCATCGGAAATCTGAAACTACAAAAATGGTGACGTATTAAGGATGGTTCTAAAGAGACCCGTGACATCCGAGATTAAAAGGGCATAATACAATCATTTGTGCTTACGACGCGCAAGTATCAAACGACGTTAAATCCATGCTtcatgtttccatggcaactgagATGCGAGTGTAACCTGGCGGAATGATGGATATCGATTGGAGAGTGAACTCCCCGCCCGTGTTGACGTATTGGTGTATAGCGTTCGGGGATTGAGAACAACATACCAGCTCAGGGATGACAACTGGTGTGGACGGAATTTTGACCCCTTTGGAAAAAGTCGGGTAAACAAAATGTCGTTTCAATCGTGGGGATTGAGAATGTGGGGTTTTGGGCATAATGCAAGACTTGTGTCTATATTAGATGGTATGCCACATATACAGGGCATCACCCTCGGTCACTGATAGTCTATCACATTTGACCTATTCAAACTGTCGACCAAAAAGGTACAAACTATACTCTAGGATGGAGTGACCGTGtgacaaaggattctattttgCGCTATTAATCTGAAGACtgacggtcatggtctctaCAGAACCGTATGCCTCAATTCGTCACCACAGAATGAGGACAGACAAGGCGCACGTTGCGCAGCTGTGTTTTGTATGAATTTTGACTGACAGCACGGGTGTACAACATTGCAAGTACTGCTTGCGGACACAAACGATTACATCACTTAAATGGTAATGTATTATAGGGCAGAGGACAGCCAATCTCTCAATATTCCCACTGCCATCCCTGTGGACACTCATGTGACGGAGGGGACATCGAGCCCATTAAAACAACATAGACAAGGTGATGAAGGTATACATACCTACCTTATTCCCGGTAGTCACATCCAATGCCTACCAATCTGTCTCAATGTTGACTCCAGCGTTCCCAACGTTCATTCATCCTCCATCTTCACCCCACCATCTCGCCTATTTGATTTCTGCTAGCTCTCGATATCTGGATCCTCGCTATCGCGTTTTATTCCCACTACACACTGGTAGGCATCCATTAATGAGATGATTCATGCTAATTTTATGGTGGCTTCCTGAGCTAAATATTGATCAAGAAGTTTTGAAAGGTGTCGCAGCGGTGATGCATTCCATCAGAGAGACTCACCATCGTGAGCAGACGGGATCCCCGTTTCGTGAGCTGTCGCTGCTTCTTGCGATCATCGCTACTTGATCTGCTGCGCCACTTCTATCCAATTTATGTCCCTCGCAGCTAGATTTACGAGTTGCCCCTGTATAACTGCTTCTTTCTAAAAAAAAGGTTTGCGTTAAAAAGCGTCCGCGCATGTCCTCGTCGACAATGATTTGAGAATCCGAACAAGTCTCAGGGTGAAGAAGACTTCATAAAGTATGGTAAAAAAGGCTCAGCACTTGCGCATTGCGGCATATATCAGTTTGCGTCGAGGCATCGGAATCATGTGCATAGCAATCTGTTTCCTGTACAGACATTTGTTCCTCTGGAATCTCACGTGGTAGAATAAAAATTCCTTGGCGTGCACATGGGCGATAGAGGTCGCCAGCATACCGGATATATAAATGTCTTCAATCCATATAGAGGGCGTTGTGAGCGTGTTGTTGAGAAGCACGTCGACGGCTGACGTGGAAAATGCGTAAGCGGTGCCGGAGCAGTGGGTCGGGTAGAACGTGTCACTGTATTCCTTCTCACTTATGTGCCACCTGTAATCATCACTCCGGACCGCCTTAATTCCTTTTCGGACGGCACACAAAAAGAACTTGTCAAATTTAGGCTGATAGTGTCGCAATCTTGATAAAAGTACATCCGGGTTTATAAGCATGTCGTCATCagctttcaaaacaaaacgtgCACTCGTACAGAAATCTTTTAACCAATTCAACATGGCTACCGACTTGATGGTCAAATTTCGGTATGTGTCTAAAAAGTCTAATTGAATGACGTCATTGTAATGCGCCTTCTCTCGTTGCAGGAAGTTCTGTTGAGCGCCATCTAACGTCGACCCGAAGATGTACACCACGGTCATCTTGtttttgaccttgttttcagatGACCCCCAGTTTTCCCGAATAAGCTGCCGACGTTCAATATGAGTAATGGCTGAGGCCACGACAACTATCAGCTCTGGCTGCTCCTGCACGCAGATCATTGGACAATTCAAAATATAACGGCTTGGTGGAAATCCCCGCCATTCTGGTAGAATCCCGCTGTAGTCGCGTATAAAACGGTCGTAAAAGGTCCCGGCCTTGACTTGTTTCACTTTGGTTTGGGAGGTTGCAAGACCAAGGATGACATGAGTCATCCCAGTGTCAATCGATGCGGTATGCGCAATTTCATGGTTTTTGTTCATCTTGACGTATCCTTGTCTTGGTCTGTTATCGTTCTGCAAATTGTGTCCCAGCCAAAAAATCCCGGAGGTCGTGAACAGACCCATAACACACATCAATGTTTTGGCAGAGCTCAATGAGGTGAAGCGACATGAGCGACGCCCTTGTGGCATCTCTTGGGGCTCCTTTCAACCCCCGATGGATTGGAAACTTTTCGGCCGCTGGAAAAAAGAGAGCAAACAAAGTAATAAACAACGCCATCTACCGAATGATCATGAAATTGCGCGCCTTTCGCAGCAGTGGTCGTTCGCGATACGGAGAAACTTGAGCGACCCGACGATAACGAGAGGTGTACAGAGTCAACTTACCGGGAACTCACCCTTGCATTACTTGAATTAACATCCGTAAATCAGGCTGCTGTAAAATCTGGAGTAACCACAGTCTGGGCGGCTGGATGAAGCCTTTAAGAGAGTAACCAATTGGATCGTCTCAAACATCATGTTATAGTTTTAGTCCGAGCACTGGCATCTCTAAGTACATAATACGAAGTTTTGGGACACGTTCAAGTTCATCTTTCTAAAGAGACTATGAGAAAGAATTACCTACCTTAAAAATCTCAGGAAATTTCTAGCTGTCCATCACAATGAAGTGAAACTTCCACCAACGAGAGAGCCCTACTCGTCCTTGCTAAGCCAGTCAACAGATCTCCGTGACCGAACACGGCATCAAAATCAAGGAGACATTGTAAAGGCACACAATATCACACAATATCACGAACAACGGGTTCTCCGTCTTGCTCTGATTATGGCCATGTATGCGTCATGTTTCGATACGACTTCCTTGAAGTCGTCCGCGCGTggcattagtgaggtttcgcaaccacccgtttaggccctacgacgacgtttatctattgtgtgagtttacctgataaacgtcgtcgaagggcctaaccgggcggttgcgaaacctccctaataGCTCCATTAAACGTCGGCTTGTGAAGTTAACGGAACGGGAAACCTCGTTCGAGGTAATCATAAATATAAGAGTATACATGACTTTGAATCAACTTACAGCAAGGCAACGACGTTATACCTGGTCTTCTATCAACCACTCCATGTAAAGTAGCGCTCATCATATCATACTTTCCAATATTCATCTGGATATTACGAGATATATACTTCAGGCGACTTCTTGCTTCATTTGTCTTCTCTCGGAGGGAACAATCAGTCCGAGCAGGTGCCCATCTGACGAACAAAACTTTCGCATCTCATCAAACTTATCCTACATTTAGGCGGGGTACCCATCATGATACAGATCACCCAGGAGCAAGGTTACCAATGATCTGTACCCAGGGACAGACCATTGTGACGATTATGGGTAAGCTCCTGATCTGTATCCAGGTTAGAGATTACCCTGGGCAAAGTCCTCATGTGGACCCTTATCCATACGTCTCAACACACAAAAAGATGGAAGACAATTTCTGTATAAAtcatggttttattcaaaacgaGTTTTTTACGGGTATACTAAACATGGAACATTAACATGACATGAATTGGAATATGCTGGTAAGTGTATATTATTGGCAGTGAACTTCATTTCCAATCCTAACCGTATATATTAAATAAGTGAAAAGTTTTTGAGAAACAAATGCCATCAGCAGATTACATCAATTTTGGTACTGCAAAGTAGGTCAGGAGCTGTTGTGTGATGGTGTTCCATCACAAAGTTTCAAAGTCATGATGACTCCCACCCAAGCTCACAGTACTCTAAATGATAAAAGTTTGCACACTCTTTCGGTGGGTTTAGATATTATCAAGACACTtaataatttcaataaattattaCATACAACACTTTGATGTTCTTGGATAGCCAATCAGGGGGAGTTATCggtggtgaaggatggatatcaGACACAACAATGGTGGATTGGCATGGCAGTGCATTGCCATCTTAAAGGTAGCAGTCATGCAGTTTATGTACAAATTACATAATCTAGATACCTTAATGTCCATTCCCTTATGGTATATTTCTACAAAATGTAAACAAGCACCATAGTAATAACTGAACACAAGGAAATATGCAGCAATTTGCACAAAATATTGGCAAAAAGTTTTACCTAAAATCAGTAAATTGTTTGTGTAAATTGCAGAATATGTTCCTAATATTACTAATATTTGTTGATTGCACAATAGCCGCTGAACCAGACTAGTCTTAAAATACCAAATGCACATTCAGAGTACCTTGTTCCAAGCAATATGTGATCGCCTCTGATGATCAATGCTGTTGATGTAAACACCCTCAGCCAGATGTTCATTATTCACCTTATAAAACACGACACGTCGTGGTAACCTTGAAGGGGATTTCACACAACCAACgtttcagcctactttttacattttctggggcggtgaaaatgaaccttctaatttcctgtttataagttcagcacagatcagttagctTGACTCGCCcagatgaacatgtggacaatagggcctgcagtTTCCATTCAGAAACTAGCGTATGACTTGATGCGTTTATACCGATTGAGACTCAGTAAGGGCAATGTATTACTCCTATGAAGCTCTGACATCAACACCAAACCAATCACCCTCAAACCTTGTGAAACCTACTCACTGCAATTATCATTTGTGCGCACTTATCAACAACTGAAGTTTGGTAATGGAATTAAATGGGAAAAGAAGATTGATCACTCAGCATCAATTCTCTGGAGAATAATGTTTTCAACACAACCAAATGATTATTGTATCATGATTACATTTTCCATGGAAACTATTATCTTGTCTGGATACATGTTATAAGACCAGCAAGGATAGAGCTTATTTCCATGGTATCAACACCGACACCAAGCTTTGCATTGGCCATAGAAGCAAGGAAAACATTGATATTGACATTGACAGGTTTTCCTTCAAAGGAAGGCAAAATGAATGCATCACAGAACATGTTAACCCCTCAGGCAGTCTCCCCTCACTGTTCCTTTGTGCTGTTTCCCCTTGTTTCACGTTTGCCTATGATGCCCCACACACTAAATGAACATTAGTTTGGTCCACCAGGGGATCATATAGATGCTACCATCAATAAATAATAACAAAAAATACATAAATATCTCAATAACATCAGGAACCAATGGATTATGCTGCACCTAAACTTGGATCTAAATGATAGTATACACAATTATAAAATGGTTATCAAGTAAAGCAATCACCCGGTGGTTTAAATTGAACTTATGATTACAAATGGTTTAAGGCTAAGTATCTGACTTGTGTTTATCAATAATAGTTGAGATGACACACCAAGTTGGTAACTTGGCCAATTATCACACAACATCAAATGACATGATTGGTAGTGCTACAATGGGACAGGTGTCATGCCTGCTTCATGATACAACCTAGCGACATCAAGTGAGCACATCAGGAACCACTCATCAGGCTGTCGTGTCTTCTACGCACCATCAGCACTTAAGATCGCGTTGATGCAGCGCCTTCCAAATAGACCGCAGCTCTGACGGTGAAACTCTATGACTCGTGATCAATCTCTTAAACGAACACGGCTTGCCGATTGTCGTTTTCCAAAACTGGAAGCCCTTGTGATGAATGTGACGCATGCCCACTTTTCTGGCCAAGATGCCAGTGATGTAAATATCCTCCAACCAAAATATGGGCGTCTCCTTTGATTTTGAGAACAGATCGGCAGCGATGTTGATGGAGAAAGAATAAGCGGACCCAGAGCAATAGTTTGGATATCTTGCCTGCGGGAATTCCCCCTTTGGCACAAACCATTTGGATTTTTTATTTCGTATCGGTGAAGCGCCGACTTGTAATGAACAGAAAAAGAAGCGTGGATATTGTACTCGGCGTAACCCCGCTAGTAAGTTAGGTACGTGGACAAACATGTCATCATCAGCTTTCAATCCATACTGCGCACTTGAGCAATACGTTGCAATCCACTTCTGCAACAAGATCGATTTCAGCGTTAAATTGCGATACGTATCTAAAAAATTGCCCTGAATGATATCGTGATAAATGTCATTCTCCTCTTCTAACTGGCGTTGGAAAGTCTTATTCAAAGTCCGTCCAGTTAGAAATGCCACCCTGACACCCATGTCAATCTTTTTCGTGTACGAACCCCAGGTCTCACGTATCGCTGTTCGTTTGTTGAAAACATCAACACTACATGTCACCACAATGATTAGACGCACATACCCACCCTCCTTGTGACATAAATCTTGCTGGTTCATCAgaaaatcatcatcgtcagaACCCTCTTGCATTATTATCTCATCCTCCTCATCCACATCAACCTCAGAATCGTCTAAATCTCCAAAATAAATATTTGGCAAATTCGTTTGTTTTTCTAATGCAAAGTTATAATCCATGATGTCATTTACCATCGGTCGATTGAAGCTTCTCTGCGTCACATTGACCATGCTAACAACCGGAAGATGCCGTATGGTTGTCATGACGACGACGGGGTAGTTGACATAGATGACGTAACAGATGATGTTGAACATGCAACAGATGATGAGGATAGTGAAGGCGACACGGCGGGTCTTGCTGACCATCGGGTTGGTGTGCGAGTCACTAGAAAGAGACGGAGAAGAT
This genomic window from Lineus longissimus chromosome 13, tnLinLong1.2, whole genome shotgun sequence contains:
- the LOC135498316 gene encoding beta-1,3-galactosyltransferase 1-like, which translates into the protein MVDNNRRSWNKRGEPEYYIPRDYRFIAESGQTCKKSDGNPAPVEIVVAVISSLHNADRRQRVRQTWGREFKNGANARVLFFLGVDKDNGTRSAIRNESLTYHDIVQHSHWDSYDNLSIKSVSVIRWVTSYCRHASYVFKVDDDALVNAPHLMSRLHMASKQTKYFLMCYVFKGSPVVRDPNHRWYISKQEYGGKSLPPYCGGFYAIVGKLVPVLYDTAIKQRLFRMEDVFISSMVARRTGLPVRLVHNKAFSLWKAVSLKKPCDFRKQIAVTNYNQSEIRALWDSYKAKCS
- the LOC135498124 gene encoding beta-1,3-galactosyltransferase 5-like — encoded protein: MPQGRRSCRFTSLSSAKTLMCVMGLFTTSGIFWLGHNLQNDNRPRQGYVKMNKNHEIAHTASIDTGMTHVILGLATSQTKVKQVKAGTFYDRFIRDYSGILPEWRGFPPSRYILNCPMICVQEQPELIVVVASAITHIERRQLIRENWGSSENKVKNKMTVVYIFGSTLDGAQQNFLQREKAHYNDVIQLDFLDTYRNLTIKSVAMLNWLKDFCTSARFVLKADDDMLINPDVLLSRLRHYQPKFDKFFLCAVRKGIKAVRSDDYRWHISEKEYSDTFYPTHCSGTAYAFSTSAVDVLLNNTLTTPSIWIEDIYISGMLATSIAHVHAKEFLFYHVRFQRNKCLYRKQIAMHMIPMPRRKLIYAAMRKC
- the LOC135497748 gene encoding beta-1,3-galactosyltransferase 1-like, translated to MVSKTRRVAFTILIICCMFNIICYVIYVNYPVVVMTTIRHLPVVSMVNVTQRSFNRPMVNDIMDYNFALEKQTNLPNIYFGDLDDSEVDVDEEDEIIMQEGSDDDDFLMNQQDLCHKEGGYVRLIIVVTCSVDVFNKRTAIRETWGSYTKKIDMGVRVAFLTGRTLNKTFQRQLEEENDIYHDIIQGNFLDTYRNLTLKSILLQKWIATYCSSAQYGLKADDDMFVHVPNLLAGLRRVQYPRFFFCSLQVGASPIRNKKSKWFVPKGEFPQARYPNYCSGSAYSFSINIAADLFSKSKETPIFWLEDIYITGILARKVGMRHIHHKGFQFWKTTIGKPCSFKRLITSHRVSPSELRSIWKALHQRDLKC